From Bacteroides uniformis:
CCTTAGGGACGAGTCAAGAGATTGCTTCAAAAAAAACACATATTTCACTATTCACAACGGCAATAGGTGTTTGCACCGCACGTACAACGAGGCAACAGCTGCTCACTCAGTTCATCGCGGTAAAATTCATACAGCCGCCGGTACATGGTTTCATAGAGTGAGGCAACTTGTTTCTCCTGCTCACTTTCATTTTGAAAACGATTTTTAAAGGGATCTTCAAAATCAAAATGCACCTGCTGCTTGGCATCCAGAGTGATAAACTTCAGTTCTTCTCCGGCTTCTTTACATAGGGTAATCACGTAGTCCCACGACCGGTGCGTATAGGTCCCGACACCAGACGGTTTCTTGCGAGACACGCTGAAACCATTCTGTTCCATCACATTGCACACGGCATCGGGAACGCAGTTCCCCTCCATAATTCCTGCCGTAGAGATATTCATTCCCCTGCCAAATGCATGCAGGAGTTCCTGCGCGATACGGCTGCGGCACGTATCTTCATTACTTATTAACAGTATATCCATTGTCCGTTACTTTTCCAGGTTTAAATACTCGCCATCTCCTTCTTTCTTCATCTTCGCTTTACGTGCCAGGTCGAACAAGGTGGGGTTAATGTGGCAATATCCACCAGGATTTTTGTCCAGATAGTCTTGATGATAATCTTCGGCGAGATAGAAGTTCTTCAAAGGCTCTATCTCTACAACCAACGGACGGGAGTAGTTGGCAGCCAGCCGGTCAACGGTTTCACGAATAACGGGCAGGTCGGCGGTATCCGTATAATAGATACCCGTGCGATACTGTGTACCTCTATCCCCCCCTTGCTTATTGAGGCTGGTAGGGTCAATCGTTTTGAAATAAAGGTCGATAAGGAAAGGCAAGTCCACCTCATCGGGATCATACTGTACTTTTACGGTTTCGGCAAAGTCCGTGGTACCGGTACATACCTGCTGATAGGTAGGATTGGCTATATTTCCATTGGCATATCCCACCTGGGTAGCCTCCACACCTTCTATTTGTTTCAGGAAATGTTCGGTACCCCAAAAACATCCTCCTGCCAGATAAATCTCTTTCATTGGTTTCATGTCTGTTCTCCTTTCTGACCGTCCTTCCGGCTTACCGGCATAGGACAGACAAGTCATTAACATTGCAAAAATAAATATTATTTGTTTCATACCTCTAACTCTATGGAAATTATAACAAGAAAGAGAACCGTATGGTTGACTTTTCTGGATGTATTGTATAAAAAGAAACTCCCTTTGCAAAGTATTCATGCAAAGGGAGTTCCTTTCTTTGTGACCCCGGTGCGATTCAAACGCACGACCTTCAGAACCGGAATCTGACGCTCTATTCACTAAGCTACGGAGCCAAATGTGGATGCAAAAGTATAAAAAAATTAGCAGATTCCTAACATTCAAACGCTTTTTATATCAAACCGAGGAATATTTTTATTATTACTTTGAGAAGACTAACCGCAATTACACAAACATTTTGTTCTTTTTTCCCACAAAACAGAAGCAAGTATCAATATTATTCCTATCTTTGCCGAGCAATTTAATAGAAGTTATACTGAATAAATTTATGAGCTACCTGATAACACCTGAAGGTTACAAACCTTTATTGGACCTAAAACAGACTGAATTAGGGATTAAACAAATTAAAGAGTTCTTCCAATTGAACCTCTCTTCCGAACTGCGCCTGCGACGTGTGACAGCTCCACTGTTCGTATTGAAAGGAATGGGTATCAATGACGACCTCAATGGAGTGGAACGTGCCGTAACTTTCCCTATCAAAGATTTGGGCGACGCCAAAGCTGAAGTGGTGCACTCCCTCGCCAAATGGAAACGCCTCACGCTTGCCGAATACCATATCGAACCGGGATATGGCATCTACACAGACATGAATGCCATCCGTGCCGATGAAGAACTGGGCAATCTGCATTCCCTTTATGTAGACCAGTGGGACTGGGAACGCGTCATTACTGCCGAAGACCGCAATGTGGAATTCCTCAAGGAGATAGTAACCCGTATCTATGCAGCTATGGTGCGCACAGAATATATGGTATATGAGATGTATCCGCAAATCAAGCCTTGCCTGCCCCAGAAACTTCACTTTATCCATGCCGAAGAATTGCGCCAACTGTATCCGGACTTGGAACCCAAATGCCGCGAACATGCCATTTGCAAGAAATACGGTGCAGTGTTCATCATCGGTATCGGATGCAAGCTGAGCGACGGCAAGAAGCACGACGGACGCGCCCCGGACTACGACGACTATACCAGCAAAGGGCTGAACGACCTCCCCGGACTGAACGGTGACCTCCTGCTATGGGACCACATCCTGCAACGCAGCATCGAACTTTCCTCCATGGGTATCCGCGTAGACAAGGAAGCCCTGCTTCGCCAGCTCAAAGAGGAAGGCGAAGAGGAACGCCTGGAACTTTACTTCCACAAACGCTTGATGAATGATACACTGCCGCTTTCCATCGGTGGCGGTATAGGGCAGTCCCGCCTCTGTATGTTCTATCTGCGCAAGGCGCATATCGGTGAGATACAAGCCAGTATCTGGCCGGAAGATATGCGCAAAGAGTGCAAGGAACACAATATACACCTGATTTGATATACATTTATCCCGTCATATAATATAAAGTTCACCCCCTCAAAAGGTTGGACTTTATTTTTTATTTTGTACTTTAGCATCCGAAACTACTAACAGATCCAATTAGTATGAATGTTCAAATAGAAGAAAGCTGGAAAGCACATCTGCAACCTGAATTTGAGAAAGATTATTTCCGTACATTGACTGATTTTGTACGGGACGAATATGGGAAATATGCAATATATCCTCCGGGAAAGCTGATATTCAATGCATTCAACCTATGCCCTTTTGACAAAGTAAAAGTCGTGATAATCGGTCAAGACCCCTATCATGGTCCGGGACAAGCACACGGACTTTGTTTCTCCGTAAATGACGGTGTTCCTTTCCCTCCTTCCTTACTTAATATTTTCAAGGAAATAAAAAATGACATTGGCACTGATGCCCCCACTACCGGCAATCTGACACGCTGGGCAGAGCAAGGCATATTGCTGCTCAATGCTACCCTCACCGTACGTGCACACCAAGCCGGTTCTCACCAAAACCGAGGTTGGGAAACATTTACAGATGCGGCTATCCGCATTCTCGCCGAAGAAAAAGAGCATCTTGTATTTATTCTTTGGGGAGCCTACGCCCAACGTAAAGGGGCATTCATCGACCGTAGCCGACATCTGGTACTTACCTCGGCACATCCATCTCCCCTATCCGCTTATAACGGCTTCTTCGGGAACAAGCATTTCAGCAAAACAAACGAGTATTTGCGGGAACATGGAGAGACGGAAATAATTTGGTAAACATCAATACCACTGAATATTACTCTGAGTCTGGCTTCTCTGTTCCCATTTCAAGTCTTGCAGGATACTTGCATTGGCACGGATGGTAAAGTTATAGTATTTCCAGCGTCCGAAAGGTGATATGGCAGCCGTCATGCTGAAACAGTGCAGGTCACGTGTGATGTTGAAAGCGGTCTGCGTTATCTCCTTCGCATTGAAGTCATAACCGGAATTGAAGCTGACAGCCCATTTATTGGTAAGCTTGACGTTACCGTTTATATTAAGGGAATTCAGGCTGAATTTGTACGGATAGCGCATGTTCTTACGATTAATGGGCTTACTGGTGTCTTCCGTAATATTGAAACCGGTACTGAAGTTGATAGACCAAGGCATCTTGAATACCTGATAGCCGTCAGCATCGGCAGCAGCCTTTTCCTTCTTCTTCTTCGGAGTGCCGTCCTCGGTAGTTTCCCCCTCCATGTCACCGTCTTCCTCCGTCGAGGCATTCTGGTCTTGGCCCTGCTCCTCGTCATCCTTCTGACCGGTGAAGAAGTTCCTTATTTTCTTCCACGAATCATTGTTCACGGTCCAACTGAACGACGTACCATATCCCGACCAACGACCGAAACGGCCATACGACCATTCCGTACGGTTACCGGGCACCACCCTTCCGTTCTCATCAAACTCGTAAGCATAAGTGGCAAAGGTAGAGCTCATACTCAACGTATAACTCTTGCTCAACTTCAGACGGAGATTAAAGCTCAAGTCACTCCAAGGACGCACCTGGGCAGCCGTGTTGTAACTGATACCCATACTCAAATCGTCAATCAGGCTCACCTTGCGGATAGAGTCATTCTTATCCTTGAACTTCATTTCAAGGTTATTGGAGATATTGAAACTGATAAGCCCCTGCTTTCCTCCACTTGGCGGACTGAACACCTGACCGGCATAATAGGAATACTGCACGGTATCGCGAATGCCGTTCTGGTCTTTTATATAAGAGTCATAATAGCCAAAACGGGACGAAGTGAAATCGGGTGCAGCGCTGAAACTGATGGAGGGAGTGATGACGTGACGTATCTGTATCTCCTTCTTCTTCATAAACAATGGCTTGTACATACCATAAACTTTGGTATTGATACCCAGACTGGCACTGTAGTCGTATACACGGTGAAAACCGTAGGTCGTATCATTCACCTCCTTGCCTTGCTCATCGTCCCAGTCCTTCTTCACCTTGCGGGTGTACCAACGCTCCGTATAGTTTACGGTAGGCGTCACATTGAAGTACTTGAACAAAGTAAACGTGGCACTTACCGGAATCTCATGCTGCATACCGTTCTCCCAATCGCGTATCAGGTTCTTCTTGAACAACAGATTGTCCTTCGTCTTGATACTGTTCTTCACACGGCCAGTATAGCGAACGGAAATCTTCTCATACCACTTTTCATCTCCCACTGCATGTTTGCGCTTGAAAGGGAAAATGGTACTCAAGGAAATGGTCATGTCCGGTAAAGTCACCGCGATAGAGGAGTCGCGCATGGTCTGGGCAATATTACCTGAAGCGGAGATGCTCAGATGCTGGTCGGGAAAGTTACGCGAATAGCTGACACTGGAAGTCTTGGTATTCTGCGACATTGCCTGGGAGTTGTACATATTGCCGATATTGGTACGCTCATAACTACTGGTAGCAAAGTTCACACTGGCAGAAAAGGTAGAATTCGGACTCGCTTTCGGGTCCTGCCGGTGAGACCACACCACCTTGAAGTCTTTGGCAACCGAGTAGTCGGGCAAGCCTTTGTCACCGGTCTTGGTCACCTGATAGCTTGCCTGCAGCAAACCGGAATATTTGTAACGCTTCACATAGTTCGACTCCATATTCAGCGCCCAAGAACCTTTCGTGAAGATATCCGCCCGCAGCTTCAAGTCCATTTGGTCACTGATGGCGAAGTAATATCCACCGTCCGTCAGACCGAAGCCACGATTGGAGTCATCCATATAGGTAGGCATCAGAAAACCGGACTGGTAACTGCTAGAAAACGGGAAAAAGAAAAATGGAACGGCAAGCGGAAGCGGCACATCCTCTACTACCAGATAGGCAGGTCCCGTCACCACGTTCTTTTTCGGACGTACCTTGGCATAAGTCATCTGCATATAAAAATGGGGGTGGTCATGATGGTCACAAGTCGTGTAACGACCGCTCCTCATATAGAGTTCATCATTATTCCCTTTCTTGGCATTATTACCGGTCACGTATCCCTCGCCCTGCTGGCTGACAACATTGCTGATAAGACCTCTTTTACTCTTGAAGTTATAACGGATAGTATCGGTTTCGTAGGAGGTGTCCCCGTCTTTGAAGACCGGTCTTCCCTTGGCTGTTCCTACAGAATCGACCACGCCACGGGCAAAAACCGTACTGTTGTCCATATCCATAGAGATGACATCAGCCTCCAGGTCAGCACCCGGATAACTCACCTTTCCCTGGCCGTAAAGATGGGCAAAGCCACTCTGCGTAAATACAATGGAGTCATTGGCTTCGTAGGCTACGGGAGCATCCAATGCATCCTTCTTGGGAGGCGCAGCCGCTACCGTATCTTGTTGCAACGAATCGGCAGGAAGCCCCTTTCCCCCTTGCAGGGAGTCTCCCATCTGCAAACTATCCCCTACCTGCAACGTGTCTGTCCGCTGAATATTCGGAGGCGCGACCTTCGCTCTACGGCGCTGAGAAGCAGCCCCACCGGAGAGAAGAAGCAAGACGAATAGTAGTATGAATGATATGAATGTATTTGCTTTCAATGGCGTCATTAACTAATAGTTTACGCTTGGAGGGGCAAAAGTACATAATTTATACGGATAATCTCCCTTTTTAAAGAAATTTAGATTGCTACAAGAACTGTTCGCACCAATTATCAAAGCGCCGTACCCCTTCTTCACCATAACGTTCCAAACTTTTTCGGGCTTTTTCTACACTTTTCTCCTTTTCCAAATGAGTTTTTGAATAAAACTTATCGGCAAAACAGATAGCTTGTTCTTCCAAGCTGACCGGAACCATTTCACGATGCGGTACGGGCAAATCCTGCGCAATGATTCCCTCCAATGAAAGTCCGGCACCCGTATGGCGTTCACAAACCAAAGCATGGCGGGGATAGCCTTCGCCGCGTATCAGGTCGGCTCCCAAATAACCGTGACAGATATAAGGCTTGTCGCCAAAACAATGGATACCTGCCGCATCTGTAAGAAAAATGCCTATATCGTGCAGCATGGCAGCCTCGTACAGAAAATCCTTATCCAATGAAAGTTCCGGATGGCGGTCGGCAATCCATAACGACTTGTCGGCTACGGAACGGCTGTGCGTCAACAGTATATGCCGCAACTCATTCTCTTCCGGATAATATTTGTTAATGATATCTATCGGATTCATTTTAAGTTATGAGTTATAAATTATGGGTTATGAATGTCAATCGCCCTAAATTTATACATGCAGATTTCATTACGCATATCACAACTGCGTCTGTCTGTACGGAATATCTTTTCCAGATGATACGTCTGTTCCAGCTCTCCCAACATATTCTCCTCCTCC
This genomic window contains:
- a CDS encoding HD domain-containing protein, encoding MNPIDIINKYYPEENELRHILLTHSRSVADKSLWIADRHPELSLDKDFLYEAAMLHDIGIFLTDAAGIHCFGDKPYICHGYLGADLIRGEGYPRHALVCERHTGAGLSLEGIIAQDLPVPHREMVPVSLEEQAICFADKFYSKTHLEKEKSVEKARKSLERYGEEGVRRFDNWCEQFL
- the asnA gene encoding aspartate--ammonia ligase, with the protein product MSYLITPEGYKPLLDLKQTELGIKQIKEFFQLNLSSELRLRRVTAPLFVLKGMGINDDLNGVERAVTFPIKDLGDAKAEVVHSLAKWKRLTLAEYHIEPGYGIYTDMNAIRADEELGNLHSLYVDQWDWERVITAEDRNVEFLKEIVTRIYAAMVRTEYMVYEMYPQIKPCLPQKLHFIHAEELRQLYPDLEPKCREHAICKKYGAVFIIGIGCKLSDGKKHDGRAPDYDDYTSKGLNDLPGLNGDLLLWDHILQRSIELSSMGIRVDKEALLRQLKEEGEEERLELYFHKRLMNDTLPLSIGGGIGQSRLCMFYLRKAHIGEIQASIWPEDMRKECKEHNIHLI
- the msrA gene encoding peptide-methionine (S)-S-oxide reductase MsrA, with product MKPMKEIYLAGGCFWGTEHFLKQIEGVEATQVGYANGNIANPTYQQVCTGTTDFAETVKVQYDPDEVDLPFLIDLYFKTIDPTSLNKQGGDRGTQYRTGIYYTDTADLPVIRETVDRLAANYSRPLVVEIEPLKNFYLAEDYHQDYLDKNPGGYCHINPTLFDLARKAKMKKEGDGEYLNLEK
- a CDS encoding putative LPS assembly protein LptD → MTPLKANTFISFILLFVLLLLSGGAASQRRRAKVAPPNIQRTDTLQVGDSLQMGDSLQGGKGLPADSLQQDTVAAAPPKKDALDAPVAYEANDSIVFTQSGFAHLYGQGKVSYPGADLEADVISMDMDNSTVFARGVVDSVGTAKGRPVFKDGDTSYETDTIRYNFKSKRGLISNVVSQQGEGYVTGNNAKKGNNDELYMRSGRYTTCDHHDHPHFYMQMTYAKVRPKKNVVTGPAYLVVEDVPLPLAVPFFFFPFSSSYQSGFLMPTYMDDSNRGFGLTDGGYYFAISDQMDLKLRADIFTKGSWALNMESNYVKRYKYSGLLQASYQVTKTGDKGLPDYSVAKDFKVVWSHRQDPKASPNSTFSASVNFATSSYERTNIGNMYNSQAMSQNTKTSSVSYSRNFPDQHLSISASGNIAQTMRDSSIAVTLPDMTISLSTIFPFKRKHAVGDEKWYEKISVRYTGRVKNSIKTKDNLLFKKNLIRDWENGMQHEIPVSATFTLFKYFNVTPTVNYTERWYTRKVKKDWDDEQGKEVNDTTYGFHRVYDYSASLGINTKVYGMYKPLFMKKKEIQIRHVITPSISFSAAPDFTSSRFGYYDSYIKDQNGIRDTVQYSYYAGQVFSPPSGGKQGLISFNISNNLEMKFKDKNDSIRKVSLIDDLSMGISYNTAAQVRPWSDLSFNLRLKLSKSYTLSMSSTFATYAYEFDENGRVVPGNRTEWSYGRFGRWSGYGTSFSWTVNNDSWKKIRNFFTGQKDDEEQGQDQNASTEEDGDMEGETTEDGTPKKKKEKAAADADGYQVFKMPWSINFSTGFNITEDTSKPINRKNMRYPYKFSLNSLNINGNVKLTNKWAVSFNSGYDFNAKEITQTAFNITRDLHCFSMTAAISPFGRWKYYNFTIRANASILQDLKWEQRSQTQSNIQWY
- the ung gene encoding uracil-DNA glycosylase codes for the protein MNVQIEESWKAHLQPEFEKDYFRTLTDFVRDEYGKYAIYPPGKLIFNAFNLCPFDKVKVVIIGQDPYHGPGQAHGLCFSVNDGVPFPPSLLNIFKEIKNDIGTDAPTTGNLTRWAEQGILLLNATLTVRAHQAGSHQNRGWETFTDAAIRILAEEKEHLVFILWGAYAQRKGAFIDRSRHLVLTSAHPSPLSAYNGFFGNKHFSKTNEYLREHGETEIIW
- a CDS encoding arsenate reductase/protein-tyrosine-phosphatase family protein yields the protein MDILLISNEDTCRSRIAQELLHAFGRGMNISTAGIMEGNCVPDAVCNVMEQNGFSVSRKKPSGVGTYTHRSWDYVITLCKEAGEELKFITLDAKQQVHFDFEDPFKNRFQNESEQEKQVASLYETMYRRLYEFYRDELSEQLLPRCTCGANTYCRCE